The Setaria italica strain Yugu1 chromosome IX, Setaria_italica_v2.0, whole genome shotgun sequence genome has a window encoding:
- the LOC101771744 gene encoding histone H2A translates to MDATGTGAGGKVKKGAAGRKAGGPRKKSVSRSVKAGLQFPVGRIGRYLKKGRYAQRVGTGAPVYLAAVLEYLAAEVLELAGNAARDNKKTRIIPRHVLLAIRNDEELGRLLAGVTIAHGGVLPNINPVLLPKKTAEKASSGGSKEAKSPKKAAKSPKKA, encoded by the exons ATGGACGCCACCGGTACCGGAGCGGGCGGCAAGGTGAAGAAGGGAGCGGCCGGGCGCAAGGCCGGCGGCCCGAGGAAGAAGTCGGTGTCGAGGTCCGTGAAGGCCGGGCTCCAGTTCCCCGTCGGCCGCATCGGGCGCTACCTCAAGAAGGGTCGCTACGCGCAGCGCGTCGGCACAGGCGCTCCCGTCtatctcgccgccgtcctcgagtACCTGGCCGCTGAG GTTCTTGAGCTCGCCGGGAACGCTGCCAGGGACAACAAGAAGACCCGCATCATCCCCCGCCACGTGCTCCTGGCGATCCGCAACGACGAGGAGCTCGGGAGGCTGCTCGCCGGAGTCACCATCGCCCACGGCGGCGTCCTCCCCAACATCAACCCGGTCCTGCTGCCCAAGAAGACGGCAGAGAAGGCGTCCAGCGGCGGGAGCAAGGAGGCCAAGTCGCCGAAGAAGGCTGCCAAGTCCCCCAAGAAGGCTTAG
- the LOC101772146 gene encoding arginine biosynthesis bifunctional protein ArgJ, chloroplastic: protein MPPPSLLLLHSCAPLQPRPFRMNSRAAQSRVVVCSAASAEGFVPAAPILLSEGPWKQVEGGVTAAKGFKAAGIYGGLRAKGEKPDLALVACDVDATVAGAFTTNVVAAAPVLYCKNVLSTSKTGRAVLINAGQANAATGDLGYQDAVDSADAVAKLLNVSTDNILIQSTGVIGQRIKKEALLNSLPSLVGSLSSSVQGANSAAVAITTTDLVSKSIAVQTEIGGVAIRIGGMAKGSGMIHPNMATMLGVLTTDAQVSSDVWREMVRTSVSRSFNQITVDGDTSTNDCVIAMASGLSGLSGILSLDSTEAQQFQACLDAVMQGLAKSIAWDGEGATCLIEVTVSGANNEAEAAKIARAVASSSLVKAAVFGRDPNWGRIACSVGYSGIQFDANRLDISLGAIPLMKNGQPLPFDRSAASKYLKDAGDVHGTVNIDISVGSGGGNGKAWGCDLSYKYVEINAEYTT, encoded by the exons ATGCCGCCCCCGTCCCTCCTGCTCCTCCACTCCTGCGCCCCGCTTCAGCCCCGCCCCTTCCGGATGAACTCCCGGGCAGCTCAGAGCAGGGTCGTCGTCTGCTCCGCTGCGTCCGCCGAGGGGTTCGTCCCCGCAGCGCCGATCCTCCTCTCGGAGGGGCCCTGGAAGCAG GTGGAAGGCGGCGTTACTGCCGCAAAGGGGTTCAAGGCGGCGGGCATCTACGGTGGGTTGCGCGCCAAGGGCGAGAAGCCCGACTTGGCATTGGTCGCCTGCGACGTCGACGCCACCGTAGCAG GAGCTTTTACTACAAACGTCGTTGCAGCCGCACCTGTTTTGTATTGTAAGAACGTCCTCAGTACATCGAAAACT GGCCGTGCTGTGTTAATTAATGCTGGACAAGCAAATGCTGCAACT GGTGATCTTGGCTATCAGGATGCAGTTGATAGTGCAGATGCTGTTGCCAAG CTTCTCAATGTGAGCACAGATAACATACTTATTCAGTCTACTGGTGTCATTGGTCAAAGAATAAAGAAG GAGGCACTTTTAAATTCACTGCCTAGTCTTGTGGGCTCGCTGTCTTCTTCAGTTCAGGG TGCGAATTCTGCTGCTGTGGCTATTACAACTACAGACCTTGTTAGCAAGAGCATTGCTGTCCAGACTGAG ATTGGAGGAGTGGCTATCAGAATAGGAGGAATGGCTAAAGGTTCTGGAATGATTCACCCAAATATGGCAACTATGCTCGGT GTTTTAACCACTGATGCTCAAGTCAGCAGTGATGTCTGGAGAGAAATGGTCCGAACGTCAGTGAGTAGAAGTTTCAACCAAATTACG GTGGATGGTGATACAAGTACCAATGACTGTGTTATTGCTATGGCAAGTGGGTTATCTGGTTTATCTGGAATTCTCAGTCTTGACAGCACGGAGGCTCAACAGTTCCAAGCATGCCTAGATGCA GTAATGCAAGGTCTTGCAAAATCCATTGCGTGGGATGGTGAGGGTGCAACGTGCTTAATCGAG GTTACTGTAAGTGGTGCCAACAATGAGGCAGAAGCTGCTAAAATTGCTCGTGCAGTAGCATCTTCTTCTCTGGTTAAA GCCGCTGTGTTCGGAAGAGACCCAAATTGGGGACGTATTGCTTGCTCAGTTGGCTATTCAGGCATTCAGTTTGACGCAAATCGACTTGATATTTCTCTGGGAGCTATTCCACTAATGAAAAATGGTCAACCACTACCCTTTGACAG ATCCGCTGCTAGCAAGTATCTCAAAGATGCTGGAGATGTCCATGGTACTGTGAACATCGATATATCAGTTG ggagtggaggaggaaatGGAAAGGCATGGGGCTGTGATCTGAGCTACAAATATGTTGAAATAAATGCTGAATATACGACGTGA
- the LOC101771350 gene encoding histone H2B.3, whose product MALKAEKKPAGEEEEEMPAGKKPKAEKRLPASREGGKEKGKKKAKKGVETYKNYIFKVLKQVHPDIGISSKAMSIMNSFTNDIFEKLVQEAARLTRYNKKPTITSREIQTSVRLVLHGELAKHAVFEGAKAVTKFTTN is encoded by the coding sequence ATGGCGCTCAAGGCCGAGAAGAAGCcggcgggcgaggaggaggaggagatgcccgcagggaagaagcccaaggcgGAGAAGCGCCTACCGGCGAGTAGGGAGGGCGGCaaggagaaggggaagaagaaggctaaGAAGGGTGTGGAGACCTACAAAAACTACATCTTCAAGGTGCTGAAGCAGGTGCACCCAGACATCGGCATCTCCTCCAAGGCCATGTCCATCATGAACTCATTCACCAACGACATCTTCGAGAAGCTGGTGCAGGAAGCCGCGCGCCTCACCCGCTACAACAAGAAGCCCACTATCACCTCCCGGGAGATCCAGACCTCCGTACGCCTTGTCCTCCACGGGGAGCTCGCCAAGCATGCCGTCTTCGAGGGCGCCAAGGCTGTCACCAAGTTCACCACCAACTAA
- the LOC101772545 gene encoding uncharacterized protein LOC101772545 yields the protein MASPPPSAQLPTSAAAAAGNGRAASPSPVDALFLQNLMSRVQLRPPFLDTNSFLTQDLDDFLLNEFAALSAAAGASDDDEDEGEDDELAGGEGSGEARRRRMLAREEAKLEKEIVRMVLSGEAEEKLKPNSGQSVAVGDHHLCVGFHDEPGGEYRVWEWHGHVMLFDDEDGYSAEYIYGNHFEPLAAATARAKKKEKEKREKDLSMGLRDLVVCTDDGVNGNRSKENGSSGGPRVVRRNVVNSPAAPAR from the coding sequence atggcctcgccgccgccgtctgcccAGCTCCccacctccgcggccgccgccgcgggcaacGGCCGGGCCGCCTCCCCTTCGCCGGTGGACGCGCTCTTCCTCCAGAACCTCATGAGCCGCGTCCAGCTACGCCCTCCCTTCCTCGACACCAACTCCTTCCTCACCCAGGACCTCGACGACTTCCTCCTCAACGAATTCGCCGCGctctcggccgccgccggggcgtccgatgacgacgaggacgagggagaggacgacgagctcgccggcggcgagggctccggggaggcgaggcggcggcggatgctgGCCAGGGAGGAGGCCAAGCTGGAGAAGGAGATCGTGCGGATGGTCCTCTCCGGGGAGGCCGAGGAGAAGCTCAAGCCCAACTCGGGTCAGTCCGTGGCCGTCGGCGACCACCACCTCTGCGTCGGCTTCCACGACGAGCCCGGCGGGGAGTACCGCGTCTGGGAGTGGCACGGCCACGTCATGCTCTTCGACGACGAGGATGGGTACTCCGCAGAGTACATCTACGGCAACCACTTcgagccgctcgccgccgccacggccagggccaagaagaaggagaaggagaagagggaAAAGGACCTGAGCATGGGGCTTCGGGATTTGGTTGTGTGCACCGACGACGGTGTCAATGGCAATCGATCCAAGGAAAACGGCAGCAGTGGAGGACCTAGGGTAGTGCGCAGGAATGTTGTCAATTCCCCTGCCGCGCCTGCAAGGTAA